The sequence atgagattgcagagccattggccattatctttgaaaaatcatggcgatcgggggagatcccggatgactggaaaaaagctaatgtagtgcccatctttaaaaaagggaagaaggaagatccagggaactacaggccagtcagtctcacctcagtcccaggaaaaatcatggaacaggtcctcaaggaatcaattctgaaccacttaaaggaggggaaagtgatcaggaacagtcagcatggattcaccaagggcaagtcatgcctgactaacctaattgccttctatgatgagataaccggctctgtggatgaggggaaagcagtggatgtgctatttctggactttagcaaagcttttgatacggtctcccacagtattcttgccagcaagttaaagaagtatgggctggatgaatggacggtaaggtggatagaaaactggctagatggtcgggctcaacgggtagtgatcaatggttccatgtctagttggcagtcggtatcaagtggagtgccccaaagatcagtgctggggccggttttgttcaatatcttcattaacgatctggcggtgtggtgtggtgtggactgcacccttagcaagtttgcagatgacactaaactgggaggagtggttgatatgctggagggtagggataggatacagagggacctagacaaattagaggattgggccaaaagaaatatgatgaggttcaacaaggacaagtgcagattcctgcacttaggacggaagaatcccatgcactgctacagactagggaccgaatggctgggcagcagttctgcagaaaaggacctaggggttacggtagacgaaaagctgaatatgagtcaacagtgtgcccttgttgccaagaaggctaatggaattttgggttgtataagtaggggcatttccagcagatcgagggatgtgatcattcccctctattcagcactggtgaggcctcatttggagtactgtgtccagttttgggccccacactacaagaaggatgtggataaattggagagagtccagcggagggcaacaaaaatgattagggggctggagcacatgacttatgaggagaggctgagggaactgggattgtttagtctgcagaagagaagaatgaggggggatttgatagctgctttcaactacctgaaagggggttccaaagaggatggatctaaactgttctcagtggtagaagatgacagaaaaaggagtaatggtctcaagttgcagagggggaggtttaggttggacattaggaaaaactttttcactagtagggtggtgaagaactggaatgggttacctagggagatggtggaatctccttccttagaggtttttaaggtcaggcttgacaaagccctggctgggatgatttagttgggtttgaatcataaattattagggttggaagggacctcaagagatcatctagtccaaccccctgctcaaagcaggaccaatccccaaatggcccccttaaggattgaactcacaaccctgggtttagcaggccaatgctcaaaccactgagctatctctccctcctccccctcattctttgatttggtcctgctttgagcagggggttggactagatgacctcctgaggtcccttccaaccctgagattctatgattctatgatcctcacCACTGCTTGCTTttttcctgggctgcttcctacctcACCTCTCCTGTAGGCCTTTTCTAGACTCTCATTCTCTGATTCTCCCTCACTGGAAGTCCAACATGCTGGACAGCTTCCTGTCAGTCTACTGCTCAAGGAGTCCTCTCTCCTAGTCCCTCAGTCTGTCTGGTAATTGTCCCACCACCCACCCCTCTAATCTGCAGCCTTCTTATCCCCCAGCTGTTGCTGTCCCAAGGATTAACTGCAGCTGAGGAGATAGCCAGTCAACCTGATAACCATGtcccgcacccaaacttcctccatGGTAGAACAGGGTCTATACACCCCTGATGGAGGTGTAATAGTTTTATCCTAGTAAAGACAATGGAAGCCACGTGGAAGCCTGTAACATTGAAATATGTGCTTTCCTTCCTATATTATGCCCAATATGCTACATATAGTTGTAACATTTGCTTACATCTTTTATTCCTCTTGTACAGATACACTAGAGTACATGCAAGGAGGCAGAAGATGCGTGTCCACTACTTAATCTGGATTTGGATTCACTTCTCCTTTGGTGAGTCTGAATTTCATTACCCATGTCAGGAAATCTGCCTTTGCAAAGAAGGGGCCAAGTTTGTGAACTGCTCTGGAGTCAATGTAACTGACAACCTCATCTTCCCACCTGAGACTGAGCACTTGGATTTGTCCATCAGTAACCTCTATTCTGTTCCAAGCAAAGTTCTGAGATCCCTGTGGAAGTTACAAGTTCTACTTCTGAGTGGGAACTACATCACCAAAGTTGGAGAGAGAGCTTTTAGCTCTCTAGAGAGACTCCAGAAGCTTGATATCCATAGAAATGAGATTACAGTGCTTGGAAGCAGTTTTTCTATAGGGCTCAGTTCTCTCAGAGAGCTGAATTTGTCCTATAATAGGCTCCAGGAACTATGTTACAGGAACTTCCAGCATTTTGAGAACCTTCAGAAGCTCAACTTCCAAAATAACAACATCTCCTCCATAGAAATGGGAGCCTTCCGGAGTCTGACCCGCTTGAGGCAGCTTCATCTTCAAAATAATCACCTCTTGAACCTCCACAATGGGGTCTTCTCCATGCTGCAGCATTTAGAGGTTCTGAACTTGGAAGGCAACAGGATAAAGATGATTGCTCCTGGGGTCTTTACCTCCTTGAACCGCCTCACGGTACTTAACTTGGTGCACAATGAAATTGAACATATCCGATTCAAAACCTTCCTAACAATCCAGACCCCTGGGACACACATCTTGCTCTCCTATAACCCGTGGTTCTGCGACTGTGACCTGCAGAGAGTCTTTGCAAAGCTGCACAGTGTCAAGCGGCTGATCTTGGATGACTACAACAACATGACATGCATGGAGCCGCAAGTCCTGAGAAATCTGTCCCTGTCATCAGTGGACACCCAGCTCTGCATCGCAGAGACTGTGACGGTTCTCGTCATTACCTTCACAGTGTTCATTACTGTGGTGGCAGCTATTGTGATGGCTGAGAGGAACAGGAAGAAAAGGACAGGCAAGCACTGGAGTGAGGACAGTGACATCTCTTATGAATCACAAGACTGAGCTTGCTATCAGGGCCTTTCTCCAAAGCTTTTAATACTTGGACATGTAATAAGCAATCTAGGTCAGACTGTGCGGTTTCTATTGGAGGATGGTTATAAGAAAACATTGGTGGCTGTAGCCTGAGCTCTGTCCTGCCAGATGGTGAAGAACCTCACCTGAAAGGAAGGCAAAAGTTTGAAACAACTTCCTCAGAAGGGACTTGTTGGACAGGTTGTTTCTGCCCCTGGAGACACATGCATGCTGCTTGTTCCTTGTGATTTTAGCACAAACTCCATGACACCAGAGTATTTGTACTGAACCATTCCACTACAGTGAAAAGAACAAAATTTAACTGCCAATTATAGGGATAATCTCAAAGTTAAAAATCACATCCAATAGTTCAAGAAAGAAGCTCTTGCCTTGCTACTGAGTCATGTCACTGCAGATTATTAAAATAGAGTATCCTCTCCAGAGCCTTTTATAGCTCATTACCTCTCATCTTCCCTGCCTCGCTCTACACCCACAGTGCTCAGGAAGACTATGCCCTACGTGACTGTGATTTGCATCAAACTACTGCAAGTGATTGCAATTGACCTCCCACAGTTCTCATGCAACTCCCCTATCCCCTGGAGGTCTGGCAAGAGGTGAACATTTGGTAAGGTATCCAAAACCGAAACTCCAAAACCAAATGGAACCAGTGTCTGAATCATTCCACCCAGAGACTCTCTCTCCCTCGTGGGATTCTGTGTGGCAAGTAGCCTGAGGCTATCAAGCAGATGACACAACATTCATCACCCTCGTTTGTAAGATCACTTGTGACAACAGTAATtcttagagagaccaggtggggaagggaatatattttattggaccaacttctgttggtgaaggagACAATCTTTCAATTCTTATCACAACCAAATGGACCTGAATCTCACTTTTATTTCTTGGACTGTAAAGGGTTCCTGTTTCTTGATACATTTGCATAAAAAACATTGAGATATTTCAAAGAATGCCAGACTTCCATTTCACCTTGCCTCCCCTCCCAcattcccctccttccctcctctgcCTATTCATGTATGTCTTCCCCTATTTTGTTACTGGTACCACCACCCTAGCACGCTATGCCTATGTAAGATTGTCTGATTTTGTATTGTCTGGTCTTGCAACTTCAATGAGTTGTAAAATTGCATAGATGTGCAATTCTCTTGGCGGTCCTGTGAAGCATGCAGTATTTGGGAATTTACACAAACTGTAAATTGTATAAATTTGTACTTTTCATTGTCTGTTTCTCTAAGAAAATTCATCATCATAAAAAACCCTACCAGGGTGAATTTGAAAATCTCGTTGATTGTTTTCACCAGTTCTGCTGTTTCCCTGTTGCATTTGACTCAGCCTCGAGAGTGAAAGTGGACTGATGtgattctctgttttcattttctgGTCCAGGTTCTTATCTGGGGCTGAGAACTAGGCGCAGATTTGTGGGAGGACTCAAAGGCCACCTCGGAACCTCCCAATCTTGGAATCACTCAGCAGCAGTGCATATTAGAGCAGTCTTCAGGCAGCTCTGTTGTTCACTGGCTACGCACAgcctccaggccttgttctggTAGCACAGGATCACCAGGATACAAAGACACCCCAATTATAACCCGTTTCCTCCAGCCATGCCCTTACACTATCTGTAGGGAGGGGATGGTGTCCAAGCCACTACACAAGCTCTCTGCAGTGGAGACCCTCTGTCTAGACACCATGTATGCAAACTTTGGGGCAGCTTTGGGCCACAAGAGCATTGCAAACTTGCCTTAAAACAAGACAGGATTTGGCAACTTTCTTTAGTTAGTCTCATTTTCTAGTATACCAGCCCAATGTTGCTCTGTTTCAGTTTCCAGCACTGCAGGAGAATAGTTGGCTACAAATGCTGCtgcttatttttaattatttatttattcaggaAGTTTCAACGGGTTTATTACCAGAGAAAACTGTCCAGTCTCTACTTTGTATCTCTGATCTCTATTCTTAGAGAGCAGAAATCCCTCCACTCTGAGATGGATGCTGCAGaccattgagcatgctcagtaagaatttaggatttctttttaaaaagtgcccCGGCAAAGAGCCAAGTGGGTGTGGCTCAGCAGAACCCCAGTTCTGAGGTGAAGGACATCACTGAGCATATGCAAGATTGGCAAGTATTGAACATGTGTAGTAAGGGGTGACAGAAAGGTCAGTCAGCTAAGCCTCTAACTGGTCAGAAGTACTCAGACCTGTCAATCAGAATTCTGAGGTGATGGTCAAGACTGAGCATGTGCAAGTGAGGTAACTAGCTAGGAATAGGAATCTGTATAAAGAAAGAGCTACAATGTAGCATAAAAGGCCAGCTGCCAGCAGCATTTTTGGAGTCCAGAAGCTGCATCTGAGAGGTAGAGAGCTGTGCAGGGAGAGCCAGCAACCCAGGAGGAGAAGCCAAAGAAAAACGGTTGCTGAGTGAGAAAAGAAAGCTGGAACGGAGCAGAACTGACCGACCAGGCGCTGAACAGCAGCGGCagtaatttgatttttaaaagaaagcagcaAAAAATGTATAGATTAAGCTTAATATTCTTTTAGTTATAGTGTTAGTACAAGTATAGTTTAGGATAGTTTTTTATAGTATTTAATATGTATGtgcatgaagtgtgtgtgtgttttaattgttttttatcTATGTAAACTTTAAAGCAATTTAAGATCTGCTGTCAGCAATTTGTTGCAAACTGGCCACTTACAACAAATTGCTTCACTTAATATAATTTGTACTTCATGCTATTGTAGTATAAGTGTTCTTTAACATGCAATAAGGGATTTGTGTCTCTGGAATTTTGTGCCTTATTTAGGATTTTTAGGATACACTATATTAGCAATTATTGGTTACTTTAATAAAAAGATACCTTGTTCTGGAAAGATTATTGCCTGTGTCAATTACTTTATAAGAAGGTTATATCCGTGTCCTTTAGCGTTTCCTTAGCAACCCCAGGAACTTTTACCTCTGGAAGAACAGATTAAGGGGGCAGTAGGCAGGTTAGTGTAGCCGTGGCCTAAAACTCACTTTTCAGAGTAACAGGTTTACAGTTCCTTGCCGTGTAAGTATCAGAGACAAGAGAATCATTACAAGGGTGAGCAATTTGTTTAGAGAACCATTCTGCGCTAATCTTATCATCAGATCTCTGTACTTAACCGAGTGTTAGCATTTAAAGAGTGAACTTCTTTTCACTACACACGACATTTGTTTCTGGTGATTTTGTTAAATGGAGTGAAAGCTCTGATTACACATGTTTAACAAACCAGGAACATCTATCAAATGTTAATACTCACACAAATTGGACTGGTAtgctcctttttttgttttttgtttttgcacatGAGTGTATCAAtctctgcagaaaaccttcctAACAAAAAATGTTTGTATATGACCGGGATGGGGTATCCAGATCCCACACTGGAGaagaaggggttaaggagctgctgtggcacacctggccccaccccactgcaaCACCTGAACAGGCTGAAGGAGGATCTTCAaaaggaggaggcagagcagctcCATGGCAAGCAGACGGGGAGGTGAGCTGACTTGTGTGCTGAGGTACTGGGAAGGAGCACTACAGGGATTCTTGTTGCCTGAAGTGTGGTGCTACTGATCTGACCAAGCCTACAAAGGAAGGACCAGTGACTTTTGCAAGGTCAGAAACTTTGTATGCGTTCAGTTATTTACTCTACCCCTTGGGAAGAGAGAACACTGGTAGGAAGTGATCCAAGGAAGCAGCTGCATAGTACGCCAAGGTGCAGCACTCAGCTGCCTACCATTGGGCCCTGGATGGGAATGTGGTGAAAAGGTTTGGCCTGGGCTTCCCTACCAACCCCTAAAGAGGTGACACCAACAAAAATCTATCCTTTGGCAGGGACCACTCTGAAGGTAGAAGGGTCCCGATGCCAAGATGTGAACCCAAAGGGGATGCTGTCAAGCCCTTGCTGACTTCTAAAGACCTTGCCATGCATGACCT comes from Mauremys reevesii isolate NIE-2019 linkage group 11, ASM1616193v1, whole genome shotgun sequence and encodes:
- the LOC120374920 gene encoding SLIT and NTRK-like protein 6 isoform X1, translating into MLASRRPQFTFFPISRYTRVHARRQKMRVHYLIWIWIHFSFGESEFHYPCQEICLCKEGAKFVNCSGVNVTDNLIFPPETEHLDLSISNLYSVPSKVLRSLWKLQVLLLSGNYITKVGERAFSSLERLQKLDIHRNEITVLGSSFSIGLSSLRELNLSYNRLQELCYRNFQHFENLQKLNFQNNNISSIEMGAFRSLTRLRQLHLQNNHLLNLHNGVFSMLQHLEVLNLEGNRIKMIAPGVFTSLNRLTVLNLVHNEIEHIRFKTFLTIQTPGTHILLSYNPWFCDCDLQRVFAKLHSVKRLILDDYNNMTCMEPQVLRNLSLSSVDTQLCIAETVTVLVITFTVFITVVAAIVMAERNRKKRTGKHWSEDSDISYESQD
- the LOC120374920 gene encoding SLIT and NTRK-like protein 6 isoform X2 is translated as MRVHYLIWIWIHFSFGESEFHYPCQEICLCKEGAKFVNCSGVNVTDNLIFPPETEHLDLSISNLYSVPSKVLRSLWKLQVLLLSGNYITKVGERAFSSLERLQKLDIHRNEITVLGSSFSIGLSSLRELNLSYNRLQELCYRNFQHFENLQKLNFQNNNISSIEMGAFRSLTRLRQLHLQNNHLLNLHNGVFSMLQHLEVLNLEGNRIKMIAPGVFTSLNRLTVLNLVHNEIEHIRFKTFLTIQTPGTHILLSYNPWFCDCDLQRVFAKLHSVKRLILDDYNNMTCMEPQVLRNLSLSSVDTQLCIAETVTVLVITFTVFITVVAAIVMAERNRKKRTGKHWSEDSDISYESQD